In Panicum virgatum strain AP13 chromosome 4N, P.virgatum_v5, whole genome shotgun sequence, a single window of DNA contains:
- the LOC120670459 gene encoding uncharacterized protein LOC120670459 — translation MAVADPSDLHRQVQGPQRTRRRWVTLAILAGLAVNLALCVRRAGGEDRGALAFIGFSHLNLLLLFGALRRFEASPADGSPARGRARLAVWLLTATLTAAFTWRIGEMVPLRFAAAAWIMAAATVLGGFYMLFLHGDKK, via the coding sequence ATGGCAGTCGCCGATCCCTCCGATCTCCACCGCCAGGTCCAGGGCCCCCAGCGCACCCGCCGCCGTTGGGTCACCCTGGCGATCCTCGCCGGCCTCGCGGTCAACCTCGCGCTCTgcgtccgccgcgccggcggggaggaccGCGGCGCGCTCGCCTTCATCGGCTTCTCCCACCTCAACCTGCTCCTCCTCTtcggcgccctccgccgcttCGAGGCCTCCCCGGCCGACGGGTCCCCGGCGCGCGGCCGTGCCAGGCTCGCCGTGTGGCTGCTCACAGCGACGCTCACGGCGGCCTTCACGTGGCGGATCGGCGAGATGGTGCCCCTGcgcttcgccgccgcggcgtggaTCATGGCGGCCGCCACCGTCCTCGGCGGATTCTACATGCTGTTCCTCCACGGCGACAAGAAGTGA
- the LOC120669772 gene encoding mitogen-activated protein kinase kinase 2-like, producing MATPRKPIKLTLPSQESTIGKFLTHSGTFRDGDLLVNKDGLRIVSQGEGGEAPPIEPLDSQLSLDDLDVIKVIGKGSSGNVQLVRHKFTGQFFALKVIQLNIEESRRRQIAKELKINLSTQCQYIVVFYQCFYFNGAISIVLEYMDGGSLSDFLKTVKTIPEDYLAAICKQILKGLMYLHHERRIIHRDLKPSNILINHRGEVKISDFGVSAIISSSSGQRETFTGTCNYMAPERINGKKHGYMSDIWSLGLVILECATGNFPFPPCDSFYELLVAVVEQPPPSAPSDQFSPEFCSFISACIQKDAKDRSSAQALLNHPYLSMYDDLHIDLASYFTTAGSPLATFNSRQL from the exons ATGGCGACGCCTCGGAAGCCGATCAAGCTCACCCTGCCGTCACAAGAGTCCACCATCGGCAAATTCCT GACGCACAGCGGGACGTTCAGGGACGGGGATCTGCTCGTCAACAAGGATGGCCTCCGCATCGTTTCGCAGGGCGAGGGAGGCGAG GCTCCTCCTATAGAGCCACTGGATAGTCAATTGAGCTTAGATGATCTAGATGTAATCAAAGTGATCGGGAAAGGTAGCAGTGGAAATGTGCAATTGGTCCGCCACAAATTTACTGGGCAGTTTTTCGCACTGAAG GTTATCCAACTAAATATTGAGGAAAGTAGACGCAGACAGATTGCCAAGGAGTTGAAAATAAACTTGTCAACACAGTGCCAATATATTGTTGTGTTTTATCAGTGTTTTTATTTCAATGGTGCCATTTCTATTGTTTTGGAATACATGGATGGTGGCTCCCTTTCAGATTTCCTGAAGACTGTTAAAACCATTCCTGAGGACTACCTTGCTGCTATCTGTAAGCAG ATACTAAAAGGACTGATGTACTTGCATCATGAGAGGCGCATTATACACCGAGATCTGAAACCATCAAATATATTGATAAATCACAGGGGTGAAGTAAAAATATCAGATTTTGGTGTAAGTGCCATTATTTCTAGCTCCTCTGGACAAAGAGAGACATTTACTGGCACATGCAACTACATGGCG CcagaaagaatcaatggaaagAAACATGGTTATATGAGTGATATCTGGAGTTTGGGGCTAGTAATACTGGAATGTGCAACCGGCAATTTCCCATTTCCTCCTTGTGATAGCTTTTACGAACTTCTCGTAGCTGTTGTTGAACAACCGCCACCATCTGCACCATCGGACCAGTTTTCACCAGAATTCTGCTCATTCATTTCTGCATG TATCCAGAAGGACGCTAAAGATAGGTCATCAGCACAAGCCTTATTG AACCATCCATACCTCAGCATGTATGATGACCTGCATATAGACCTTGCTTCCTACTTCACTACAGCAGGATCTCCCCTCGCCACCTTCAA TTCCAGGCAACTCTAA
- the LOC120670982 gene encoding cytochrome P450 709B2-like — protein sequence MRAAAGGETLARGSHDIVPRVLPHCRAWAARYGRVFLSWAGARPTLCVGSYDMARRVLADKAGLFVKPDPGPSILALLGMGLVFAEGEDWARHRRVVHPAFAMDKLKMMTGAVAACAGEVIRAWQARAAAAGGEATVEVGQQFTELTADVISHTAFGSSYRRGKEVFLAQRELQHIALAAITSARRVPGMEYAPTKANVRRWQLERKVRDTLMAIIGERLDAAGEARGYGTDLLGLMLEANAGGGGGKAVMSMEEIIDECKTFFFAGHDTTAHLLTWGMFLLGTHPEWQPRLREEVLRECGGADTPLHGDALNKLKLVTMVLYETLRLYGAVSMIGRVAAADADLCGVKVPRGTVLTIPIAMLHRDEEVWGADAGEFNPGRFRDGVGRAAAHPGALLAFSSGPRSCIGQDFAMLEAKATLALVLRRFAFEVAPEYVHAPTDFLTLQPLQGLPVVLKLLDP from the exons atgcgcgcggcggccggcggcgagacgcTTGCCCGGGGCTCCCACGACATCGTCCCGCGCGTGCTGCCGCACTGCCGCGCGTGGGCGGCGCGCTACGGCCGGGTGTTCCTGTCGTGGGCCGGCGCGAGGCCGACGCTGTGCGTGGGCAGCTACGACATGGCGAGGCGGGTGCTCGCGGACAAGGCGGGGCTGTTCGTGAAGCCCGACCCAGGCCCCAGCATCCTGGCGCTGCTGGGCATGGGCCTGGTGTTCGCCGAGGGCGAGGACtgggcgcgccaccgccgcgtcgtGCACCCGGCGTTCGCCATGGACAAGCTCAAGATGATGACGGGCGCCgtggcggcgtgcgcggggGAGGTGATCCGGGCGTGGcaggcgcgcgccgcggcggcgggcggcgaggcgacggTGGAGGTCGGGCAGCAGTTCACGGAGCTCACCGCCGACGTGATCTCGCACACGGCGTTCGGGAGCAGCTACCGGCGGGGGAAGGAGGTGTtcctggcgcagcgggagctgCAGCACATCGCGCTCGCCGCCATCACCAGCGCCCGCCGCGTCCCGGGCATGGAGTACGCGCCGACCAAGGCCAACGTGCGCCGGTGGCAGCTGGAGCGCAAGGTGCGGGACACGCTCATGGCCATCATCGGCGAGCGCCTGGACGCCGCCGGGGAGGCCCGTGGATACGGCACAGACCTGCTGGGCCTCATGCTCGAGGccaacgccggcggcggcggcggcaaggcggtGATGAGCATGGAAGAGATCATCGACGAGTGCAAGACGTTCTTCTTCGCCGGGCACGACACGACGGCGCACCTCCTCACCTGGGGCATGTTCCTCCTCGGCACGCACCCGGAGTGGCAGCCACGCCTCAGGGAGGAGGTGCTCCGGGAGTGCGGCGGCGCCGACACGCCCCTCCACGGCGACGCCCTCAACAAGCTCAAGCTC GTGACGATGGTGCTGTACGAGACGCTCCGGCTGTACGGCGCGGTGAGCATGATcgggagggtggcggcggcggacgcggacCTGTGCGGCGTGAAGGTGCCGAGGGGCACGGTCCTCACCATCCCGATCGCGATGCTGCACCGCGACGAGGAGGTGTGGGGCGCGGACGCCGGCGAGTTCAACCCGGGCCGGTTCCGCGACGGcgtggggcgggcggcggcgcacccggGCGCGCTGCTGGCCTTCTCGTCCGGCCCGCGGTCGTGCATCGGGCAGGACTTCGCGATGCTGGAGGCGAAGGCGACGCTGGCGCTGGTCCTGCGGCGGTTCGCGTTCGAGGTGGCGCCGGAGTACGTGCACGCGCCGACCGACTTCCTGACGCTGCAGCCGCTGCAGGGCCTCCCCGTCGTGCTCAAACTCCTGGACCCGTAG